In Halovivax gelatinilyticus, the following are encoded in one genomic region:
- a CDS encoding DUF418 domain-containing protein: protein MSDDRPGAAGADESAGQEESRAGSNPDRSDGPTPPSERIVALDALRGFALLGILVINIRVFSMPERVLANPTIYGDFSGANYWAWFVGHVFAEGTFIALFTILFGGGVILFTRRADRGGREPFDLYFWRIGWLLAFGLAHAYLLWYGDILVAYALCGLFVVLLKDLTARVLATVGVLFLAVPSVIEALAGLFADPAIVASTWEPSTASIEAEFAAYRGSYVDQFSHRIPAAFGRQTSGFLGYTAWRVGGLMLLGMALFKWGVLTNERTTREYGRLIAVGGAGGIAVILAGVWYVESADWGVEAALFYRQFNYWGSIALAVAYVGLVMRFCRWRPTGMVSTGLAAVGRTAFSNYILQTVLATSIFYGHGLGLFGHVTRVEALGIVVVIWAIQIPLSVLWLHYFRYGPIEWLWRVLTYRERQPLRVERRG, encoded by the coding sequence ATGAGCGACGACCGCCCGGGCGCCGCGGGGGCCGACGAATCGGCGGGTCAGGAGGAATCTCGAGCGGGGTCTAACCCCGACCGGTCGGACGGTCCCACGCCGCCATCCGAGCGGATCGTCGCGCTCGACGCGTTGCGCGGGTTCGCATTGCTCGGCATTCTGGTGATCAACATTCGGGTGTTCTCGATGCCCGAGCGGGTGCTCGCGAACCCGACGATCTACGGCGACTTTTCGGGCGCGAACTACTGGGCGTGGTTCGTCGGTCACGTCTTCGCCGAGGGGACGTTCATCGCGCTGTTTACCATCCTGTTCGGCGGCGGCGTGATTTTGTTTACGCGACGAGCCGACCGCGGCGGCCGGGAGCCGTTCGATCTCTACTTCTGGCGGATCGGCTGGTTGCTCGCGTTCGGCCTGGCCCACGCCTACCTGCTGTGGTACGGCGACATCCTCGTCGCCTACGCGCTATGCGGGCTCTTCGTCGTCCTCCTGAAGGACCTGACGGCGCGCGTCCTCGCGACCGTCGGCGTGCTCTTCCTGGCGGTTCCGTCGGTGATCGAGGCGCTCGCGGGGCTGTTCGCCGATCCGGCCATCGTCGCGAGCACGTGGGAGCCGTCGACCGCGTCGATCGAGGCCGAATTCGCGGCCTACCGCGGGAGCTACGTCGATCAATTCTCTCACCGAATACCGGCTGCGTTCGGCCGACAGACGTCCGGCTTTCTCGGCTACACGGCCTGGCGGGTCGGCGGGCTGATGCTACTCGGCATGGCGCTGTTCAAGTGGGGCGTCCTGACGAACGAGCGTACCACTCGCGAGTACGGTCGGCTGATCGCCGTCGGCGGCGCGGGCGGAATTGCGGTTATCCTTGCCGGCGTCTGGTACGTCGAGTCGGCTGACTGGGGGGTCGAAGCCGCACTCTTTTACCGGCAGTTCAATTACTGGGGATCGATCGCGCTCGCCGTCGCGTACGTCGGCCTCGTGATGCGCTTTTGTCGCTGGCGACCGACCGGGATGGTGTCGACGGGGCTCGCGGCGGTGGGTCGGACCGCCTTCAGCAATTACATCCTGCAGACGGTCCTCGCGACGTCGATCTTCTACGGCCACGGCCTCGGGCTGTTCGGCCACGTGACGCGCGTCGAAGCGCTCGGGATCGTCGTGGTTATCTGGGCGATTCAGATCCCGCTGTCGGTTCTCTGGCTGCACTACTTCCGGTACGGCCCGATCGAGTGGCTCTGGCGCGTGCTCACCTATCGCGAGAGACAACCGCTGCGGGTCGAACGGCGCGGATAA
- a CDS encoding S8 family serine peptidase, protein MSDHDTAEDGTYRLDRRTTLKLASVAGLGAVLSGMATAGGDSSDPAPLDPESPPPWETVEGTPDRFVRDRWFVAFEAAPRARGVAASTHATERADFRSEARAEGVRFAQRRDFSTLWNGLTVEAGFGEAVALSALDSVDAVYPVAIVDHPEPDEASPALETALSMTGADAARSELGYTGAGYAVAVIDTGIDYNHPDLGGSGDPDDVYTAISAADRTLTDADGEPHSRISHGWDYVGAGYDAGDPDADEPDPNPDPMDPQGHGTHVGGIVGADAADDGGVTGVAPETTLGAYKIFDVGSSTAEIIVEALEDAYEDGMDVVNMSLGATLAWGQAYPTTAASNELADQGVVVVNSAGNDGGLGAWSMSAPANAHDIISVASADNTHLEALAFEVEQLEDPVPYLELSGAELPPTEGESDPLALPAESEIDGEVGYFGCDAEDFADFPEGHVALIERGHCAFADKYLNAVDAGATGVVIYNNVAGLFSGTIADAGVEGVWGAGISDAGGAALVDLLDEGEEVTLEFTDEQVTVPNPTGGLLSDFTSYGQDVELAFGPSVTAPGGLITSTYPLDLGEYAMLSGTSMSAPHVAGAVTLLLEAEPDLDPFDVRDRLQNTAEPMAWSLNPGAGLLDHSFRQGAGMVQVDAAIQADGRVTPGQLSLGDGDGTDTTLTLTNDGDADVEYAIGNVGTLGTAANTFAPAFLGPGSVIDAPATVTVPAGDSADVDVSIHAPAFGWPNHQYGGYVVLEPTDESHDTLHVPYSGYEGDYQDLPLFGYYADATEFVEQEPHLASIVFEDGEPVGYEPVDPGHAFTPGDDDLPVVEAFFGHFPRTFRVTAVHQQSGREWLAMESAYVSRSPDPETYYAFAWDGRTPSGGSDNRRPVPPGRYTLVVEALRTLGDPENPDHWDTWESPEFYLESGRGRPSEGVPAGPVVGTSDD, encoded by the coding sequence ATGAGCGATCACGACACAGCGGAGGACGGCACGTATCGACTCGACAGACGAACGACGCTGAAGCTCGCGAGCGTGGCGGGACTGGGGGCGGTCCTTTCGGGGATGGCTACCGCCGGAGGCGACTCGTCGGATCCCGCGCCCCTCGATCCGGAGAGTCCGCCGCCGTGGGAGACCGTAGAGGGGACACCCGATCGGTTCGTCAGGGATCGCTGGTTCGTCGCGTTCGAGGCGGCCCCGCGGGCTCGCGGCGTCGCGGCGAGCACCCACGCCACGGAGCGTGCCGATTTCCGGAGCGAGGCGCGGGCGGAGGGCGTTCGGTTCGCACAGCGGCGGGACTTTTCGACGCTGTGGAACGGCCTCACGGTCGAGGCGGGATTCGGCGAGGCCGTCGCGCTTTCTGCGCTCGATAGCGTCGACGCGGTCTACCCGGTTGCGATCGTCGACCACCCCGAGCCCGACGAGGCCTCGCCGGCGCTCGAGACGGCCCTGTCGATGACCGGGGCGGACGCGGCTCGGTCCGAACTCGGCTACACCGGCGCGGGCTACGCCGTCGCGGTGATCGACACGGGGATCGACTACAATCACCCCGACCTCGGCGGCAGCGGCGATCCGGACGACGTCTACACGGCGATCTCGGCCGCAGACCGGACGCTTACCGACGCCGACGGGGAGCCCCACTCGCGCATCAGCCACGGCTGGGATTACGTCGGCGCGGGATACGATGCTGGCGATCCTGACGCGGACGAACCGGATCCGAATCCCGATCCGATGGACCCGCAGGGCCACGGCACGCACGTCGGCGGTATCGTCGGGGCCGACGCGGCCGACGACGGCGGCGTGACCGGCGTCGCCCCTGAGACCACCCTCGGTGCGTACAAGATCTTCGACGTCGGATCGAGCACGGCCGAGATCATCGTCGAGGCACTGGAGGACGCCTACGAGGACGGAATGGACGTCGTGAACATGTCGCTCGGTGCGACCCTGGCCTGGGGCCAGGCGTACCCGACGACGGCGGCGAGTAACGAACTCGCAGACCAGGGCGTCGTCGTGGTCAACTCGGCCGGGAACGACGGGGGACTCGGCGCCTGGAGCATGAGCGCGCCGGCGAACGCCCACGACATCATCAGCGTCGCCAGCGCGGACAACACGCACCTCGAAGCGCTCGCATTCGAGGTAGAACAGCTCGAAGACCCGGTCCCGTATCTGGAACTCAGCGGGGCGGAGCTGCCGCCGACCGAGGGCGAGTCGGACCCGCTCGCCCTGCCGGCCGAGAGCGAGATCGACGGAGAGGTCGGCTACTTCGGCTGCGACGCCGAGGACTTCGCGGACTTCCCCGAGGGACACGTCGCGCTGATCGAGCGCGGTCACTGCGCGTTCGCGGACAAGTACCTGAACGCCGTCGACGCGGGGGCGACCGGCGTCGTCATCTACAACAACGTCGCCGGTCTGTTCAGCGGAACGATCGCGGACGCCGGCGTCGAGGGCGTCTGGGGCGCCGGCATCAGCGACGCCGGCGGCGCCGCCCTCGTCGACCTGCTCGATGAGGGCGAGGAGGTCACGCTCGAATTTACGGACGAGCAAGTCACCGTTCCGAATCCGACCGGCGGGCTGCTCTCGGATTTCACCTCCTACGGGCAGGACGTCGAACTGGCCTTCGGCCCGAGCGTCACCGCACCGGGTGGACTCATCACGTCGACCTACCCGCTCGATCTGGGCGAGTACGCCATGCTCTCGGGGACGTCCATGAGCGCACCGCACGTGGCCGGGGCGGTCACGCTGTTACTGGAAGCCGAACCGGATCTCGATCCGTTCGACGTGCGCGATCGACTGCAGAACACGGCCGAGCCGATGGCCTGGTCGTTGAATCCAGGCGCCGGTCTCCTCGATCACTCGTTCCGACAGGGGGCGGGGATGGTACAGGTGGACGCGGCGATCCAGGCCGACGGGCGAGTGACGCCGGGTCAGCTCTCGCTCGGAGACGGGGACGGGACCGACACCACGCTCACACTCACGAACGACGGCGACGCGGACGTCGAATACGCGATCGGCAACGTCGGGACGCTGGGGACGGCCGCAAACACGTTTGCGCCGGCGTTCCTCGGCCCTGGTAGCGTCATCGACGCACCCGCGACCGTCACGGTTCCAGCCGGTGACTCCGCCGACGTCGACGTCTCCATCCACGCGCCGGCGTTCGGGTGGCCAAACCACCAGTACGGCGGCTACGTCGTGCTGGAACCGACCGACGAGTCCCACGACACGCTCCACGTACCCTACTCGGGCTACGAGGGCGACTACCAGGACCTGCCCCTGTTCGGCTACTACGCCGACGCCACCGAGTTCGTCGAGCAGGAACCCCACCTCGCGTCGATCGTCTTCGAAGACGGTGAACCGGTCGGCTACGAACCGGTCGATCCGGGCCACGCGTTCACGCCGGGCGACGACGATCTCCCGGTCGTCGAGGCGTTCTTCGGTCACTTCCCGCGGACGTTCCGCGTCACTGCCGTCCACCAGCAGAGCGGTCGGGAGTGGCTCGCGATGGAATCGGCGTACGTTTCTCGAAGTCCAGACCCGGAGACCTACTACGCGTTCGCCTGGGACGGACGGACCCCGTCGGGCGGGAGTGACAACCGCCGCCCGGTCCCGCCGGGTCGATACACGCTCGTCGTCGAGGCCCTTCGGACACTCGGCGATCCCGAAAATCCCGACCACTGGGACACTTGGGAGTCACCGGAATTCTACCTCGAATCAGGTCGTGGACGTCCGTCAGAGGGCGTCCCTGCCGGCCCCGTCGTCGGAACGAGCGACGACTAA
- a CDS encoding alpha/beta fold hydrolase has protein sequence MSVYRSAAGRRVLEACYEDALARLDVDVTERFVDTWAGETHVLCAGPTDGQPVIVFHGGNATNPMTLSWYADLADEYRLIAPDTIGQPGYSAETRPDPRGEGYGAWVVDLLDAFELASAPMIGTSYGAGIVLRTAARAPDRIDRAGLVVPAGFGTGSISTMAKIGLCSIAYRYVPSDRLLDRVLASIVTDPDADPVVRETVAASLRHVELEREFPTASADELADFDAPVALSLGEEDPFFPPDVIEPRASDRLESADRVGILPGEKHVLSKRGQKRVADSIRSFLSV, from the coding sequence ATGTCCGTCTACCGGTCCGCTGCGGGACGACGCGTTCTCGAGGCGTGTTACGAGGACGCTCTGGCCCGTCTCGACGTCGACGTCACGGAGCGATTCGTCGACACGTGGGCCGGCGAGACGCACGTCCTCTGTGCCGGGCCGACGGACGGGCAGCCGGTGATCGTCTTTCACGGCGGGAACGCCACCAACCCGATGACGCTGTCGTGGTACGCCGATCTGGCCGACGAGTACCGACTGATCGCCCCGGATACGATCGGCCAACCGGGCTACAGCGCCGAGACGCGGCCGGATCCGCGGGGCGAGGGCTACGGCGCGTGGGTCGTCGACCTCCTCGACGCGTTCGAGCTGGCGTCCGCTCCGATGATCGGCACCTCCTACGGGGCCGGGATCGTCCTCCGGACGGCCGCCCGCGCGCCCGACCGGATCGACCGCGCCGGCCTCGTCGTTCCAGCCGGATTCGGCACGGGCTCGATCTCGACCATGGCGAAAATCGGGCTCTGCTCGATCGCGTATCGATACGTCCCCAGCGACCGGCTACTCGATCGAGTGCTCGCCTCGATCGTCACCGATCCCGACGCCGACCCGGTCGTCCGCGAGACAGTCGCCGCCTCGCTTCGACACGTCGAACTCGAACGCGAGTTCCCGACGGCGAGCGCGGACGAGCTAGCCGACTTCGACGCGCCGGTGGCGCTGTCCCTCGGCGAGGAGGATCCGTTCTTTCCGCCCGACGTGATCGAGCCGCGTGCATCGGACCGACTCGAATCGGCAGACCGGGTCGGGATCCTCCCGGGCGAGAAACACGTACTCTCAAAGCGCGGGCAGAAACGGGTGGCCGACTCGATCCGATCGTTCCTTTCGGTTTAG